A segment of the Geoalkalibacter sp. genome:
GAAGGAGGTGAAGGGGCGATTCAAAATTTTATCGACCGCGGACGTTAACAACCAATAAGTTTCATCACCCAAAAGGGCACGGATGCCCGTAACCACCATTCACGGAGGAAAACACCATGGCTCTTACCATCAACACCAACGTCGCTTCCCTCAACGCCCAACGCAACCTCGGCGTCTCCCAGAACAGCCTGGCCAAGTCGATGCAGCGCCTCTCCTCGGGTCTGCGCATCAACAGCGCCAAGGACGACGCGGCGGGTCTGGGCATCTCCGACCGCATGACCGCGCAGATTCGC
Coding sequences within it:
- a CDS encoding flagellin N-terminal helical domain-containing protein; this translates as MALTINTNVASLNAQRNLGVSQNSLAKSMQRLSSGLRINSAKDDAAGLGISDRMTAQIR